From the Leptospira licerasiae serovar Varillal str. VAR 010 genome, one window contains:
- a CDS encoding type II toxin-antitoxin system PemK/MazF family toxin encodes NINTVIVVSITSNLNLAEAPGNVILSKKDSNLSKDSVVNVSQLVTLDKERFLDKVGKLKAGKMADVEEGLRLIIGLN; translated from the coding sequence AACATTAATACAGTAATTGTAGTTTCAATTACATCAAATTTGAATTTAGCAGAAGCTCCTGGGAATGTAATTCTATCTAAAAAAGATTCTAATCTTTCAAAAGACTCAGTTGTAAATGTTTCTCAATTAGTAACTTTAGATAAGGAACGATTTCTTGATAAAGTTGGTAAATTGAAAGCAGGCAAGATGGCTGATGTTGAAGAAGGGTTGCGGTTAATTATTGGCCTAAATTAA
- a CDS encoding ribbon-helix-helix protein, CopG family: MPPELERKLDSFAKSKGKSRSEIVKESILEYIKNHSLSKTPFELGEDLFGKYSADNKQLSQDRKSVLKEILKDKNEKRRSR, from the coding sequence ATACCGCCTGAGTTAGAGAGAAAACTAGATTCGTTTGCGAAATCTAAAGGAAAAAGCCGTTCCGAGATTGTAAAAGAGTCAATTCTTGAATATATCAAGAATCATAGCTTGAGTAAAACACCTTTTGAATTGGGTGAAGATCTATTTGGTAAATATTCTGCAGATAATAAGCAGTTGTCTCAAGATCGAAAAAGTGTATTAAAAGAGATCTTAAAGGACAAGAATGAAAAACGTCGCTCTCGTTGA
- a CDS encoding type II toxin-antitoxin system VapC family toxin codes for MKNVALVDSGPIIALFNSSDNYHKSVFKFLKSFKGSLFTTWPVVTEVIYLLSFSIDAQSDFLEWIERGSLQILDITLDDLKYIKSRMQKYSDLPMDLADASLMCIAEREGIYNIISIDSDFSIYKTLKGKYLTNLYKN; via the coding sequence ATGAAAAACGTCGCTCTCGTTGATTCTGGTCCCATTATTGCTTTATTCAACTCTTCAGATAATTATCATAAATCAGTATTTAAGTTCTTAAAAAGTTTTAAAGGCTCATTGTTTACTACTTGGCCTGTAGTTACTGAGGTAATCTATTTACTTTCCTTTTCTATTGATGCTCAATCTGATTTTTTAGAATGGATAGAGCGGGGAAGTTTGCAGATTTTAGATATAACCTTAGATGATTTAAAATATATAAAGAGTAGAATGCAAAAGTATTCAGACTTACCAATGGATTTGGCAGATGCATCTTTAATGTGTATTGCTGAACGGGAAGGCATTTATAATATTATTAGTATAGATTCAGACTTTTCGATCTATAAGACTCTTAAAGGTAAATATCTTACAAATTTATATAAGAATTAA